One Parageobacillus sp. KH3-4 genomic region harbors:
- a CDS encoding transcriptional regulator GutM produces the protein MFIVMLFMAAAFMIQLALGYFQIRNFTKTYIELRRKGKVAIGRRPGKFRAGTIVLFAVNNKGDILDAKKMQGVTVFAKFKKLKGFENKNILSINDNDLNNFNKLVRIAVKDAINNYKVIMNGGEIPEKLSVYRRIITKAENFLMAKK, from the coding sequence ATGTTTATCGTCATGCTGTTCATGGCAGCGGCATTTATGATTCAGCTGGCACTTGGATATTTTCAAATTCGAAATTTTACAAAGACATATATCGAATTGCGGCGCAAAGGAAAGGTGGCGATTGGCAGAAGGCCGGGAAAGTTTCGGGCAGGCACTATTGTTTTATTTGCGGTCAACAATAAGGGAGATATCCTTGATGCGAAAAAAATGCAAGGTGTTACTGTGTTTGCCAAATTCAAAAAATTGAAAGGATTTGAGAATAAAAATATTTTATCGATAAATGATAATGATTTAAATAATTTCAATAAATTAGTGCGCATTGCTGTTAAAGATGCAATTAATAATTACAAAGTAATCATGAATGGGGGAGAAATACCGGAAAAGCTAAGTGTTTACAGACGAATCATTACAAAAGCAGAAAATTTCTTGATGGCAAAAAAATAA
- a CDS encoding PTS glucitol/sorbitol transporter subunit IIC, with translation MDFLVKFAEGFMNLFKTGAETFISWMTNIIPVVLLLLVAMNTLIRLIGEERVNWLAKKSAKNPIMRYMVLPFFGTFMLGNPMSLSLGRFLPEKYKPSYYASAAYFNHTNNGLFPHINPGELFVYLGIAAGIEKLGLSTTELAVRYLLVGLVANLMSGWVTDFTTAWVSKQQNITLSDEVKLQ, from the coding sequence ATGGATTTTTTAGTGAAGTTTGCCGAAGGATTTATGAATCTTTTTAAAACAGGTGCGGAAACTTTTATTTCATGGATGACCAATATCATTCCTGTAGTCTTGCTTTTGTTAGTAGCTATGAATACGTTAATTCGATTAATTGGGGAAGAAAGAGTGAATTGGCTGGCTAAAAAATCTGCAAAGAATCCGATAATGCGTTATATGGTACTTCCGTTTTTTGGAACTTTTATGTTAGGAAATCCGATGTCTCTGTCATTGGGGCGTTTCCTGCCTGAGAAATATAAACCAAGTTATTATGCATCTGCTGCTTATTTTAATCACACTAACAACGGTTTGTTTCCCCATATAAATCCAGGTGAGTTGTTTGTTTATTTAGGCATTGCCGCTGGTATTGAGAAATTAGGCTTAAGTACTACAGAATTAGCGGTACGCTATTTGTTGGTAGGTTTAGTTGCCAATTTAATGTCTGGCTGGGTCACAGATTTTACAACTGCATGGGTATCCAAACAA
- a CDS encoding BglG family transcription antiterminator: protein MDCYAEDKVYQILCLGVKKQYYTLDSLAEKLGVSTRTIRNYIKQINKDLKGIAYFKNIRGKGFHLYIEDYAKFEEIFKKISRQAHIMDTPQKRLAFIIQHLMAEDDSNTIDELAFNMNIGRTTLINDLKKAAAVLNPYGLKIIGKQNKGMYLSGEELNLRLFIIENIYDYLYSDYPLDKEIKEIVLQTAQRYAIESASQEMLSKFVTLMLDRLLNEHPLDRLNEKYYKLLETKEFKIAKEIAYLIERTLNIAIPIPEIIFITLPIVGRRTPANTKSMADITITEEIKGLMNLIIEKLDAEMNLKINNQPLLKDLEYHLTFMINRLIFDIRLKNPLLGDIKRKYPVAYKMAEVAGKVIEEKYDIPVSEDELGYLALYFGVFIGENENRERHLRKVAVVCGTGRGTARIVMIQLQRVIGNHVSIDLFSDHEITKEILSDYDLVFSTVYIPFPLEQPLIQISEIFDEAYVAKEVERVAFYRKYNLPNVKLKHSILSALLGEDRFFILDHNKDYWENICVMVDSLYEKGYVDADFKKRLKEREEKGTTIFDSYIALPHTFNCASENVVLSLGVFARPLQTFSRKEIKLIFLLGVPQHMKQDSSLLVKIYDEIITVANDRQLINRLALSKSYDEISHLLEHNVRGW, encoded by the coding sequence GTGGATTGTTATGCAGAAGACAAGGTATATCAAATCCTCTGTTTAGGGGTGAAAAAGCAATATTACACACTTGATTCTTTAGCAGAAAAGCTTGGAGTAAGTACAAGGACGATTCGAAACTATATTAAGCAAATAAATAAAGACTTAAAAGGAATTGCTTATTTCAAAAACATAAGAGGGAAAGGGTTCCATTTATATATAGAAGATTATGCAAAATTTGAAGAGATATTCAAAAAAATTTCCCGGCAAGCACACATCATGGACACACCGCAAAAACGCCTTGCTTTTATTATTCAACATTTAATGGCAGAAGACGATAGCAACACGATTGATGAATTAGCGTTCAACATGAATATTGGCAGAACAACATTGATTAATGATTTAAAAAAAGCTGCTGCAGTATTGAATCCATATGGATTAAAAATTATTGGAAAGCAAAATAAAGGCATGTATTTAAGTGGTGAAGAACTGAATTTGCGCCTTTTTATTATAGAAAATATTTACGACTATTTGTACAGTGATTATCCGCTTGATAAAGAGATTAAAGAAATTGTTTTACAAACAGCTCAGCGTTATGCGATAGAGTCTGCTTCACAGGAAATGCTCTCAAAATTTGTTACGTTGATGTTAGATCGGTTATTAAACGAACATCCGCTGGATCGCCTTAATGAGAAATATTACAAATTATTAGAAACAAAAGAGTTTAAGATTGCGAAAGAAATTGCTTATTTAATAGAGAGAACGCTGAATATTGCAATCCCTATTCCAGAAATTATTTTTATCACATTGCCGATTGTCGGCAGAAGGACACCGGCGAATACCAAATCCATGGCAGATATTACAATTACTGAGGAAATTAAAGGATTAATGAATTTAATTATTGAGAAACTTGATGCAGAGATGAATCTTAAGATCAATAACCAACCTTTGTTGAAAGATCTTGAATATCACTTGACATTTATGATCAACCGTTTGATATTTGACATTCGCTTAAAAAATCCTTTGTTAGGCGATATCAAAAGGAAATATCCGGTTGCGTATAAAATGGCTGAAGTTGCGGGAAAAGTGATTGAAGAAAAGTATGATATTCCTGTTTCAGAGGATGAACTTGGTTATTTAGCTTTATATTTTGGGGTATTCATCGGGGAAAACGAAAATAGAGAAAGACACTTGCGGAAAGTAGCGGTGGTTTGCGGTACTGGAAGAGGAACAGCGCGTATAGTCATGATTCAATTGCAGAGAGTGATTGGGAATCATGTATCGATAGATTTGTTTTCCGATCATGAAATTACGAAAGAAATCTTATCTGATTATGATCTGGTGTTTTCTACGGTTTATATACCGTTTCCGTTAGAGCAGCCTTTAATTCAAATAAGTGAGATTTTTGATGAAGCTTATGTGGCAAAAGAAGTGGAGAGAGTCGCTTTCTATAGAAAATATAATCTGCCTAACGTTAAGTTAAAACATTCAATACTTAGCGCACTCCTTGGTGAAGATCGCTTTTTTATCCTAGATCACAATAAGGATTACTGGGAAAATATTTGCGTTATGGTGGATAGCTTATATGAAAAAGGTTACGTGGATGCAGATTTTAAAAAGCGCCTTAAAGAACGGGAAGAAAAGGGAACGACGATATTTGACAGTTATATTGCACTTCCTCACACGTTTAATTGCGCCAGCGAGAATGTCGTTTTATCATTAGGTGTTTTTGCCCGCCCTTTGCAAACGTTTTCCAGAAAAGAGATTAAATTGATTTTTTTACTTGGAGTGCCGCAACATATGAAACAGGATTCCAGTTTATTAGTCAAAATCTATGATGAAATTATTACAGTTGCCAATGACCGCCAATTGATAAATAGATTGGCGCTTTCGAAAAGCTATGATGAAATATCCCATTTACTTGAGCATAACGTAAGGGGATGGTGA